In one Drosophila albomicans strain 15112-1751.03 chromosome X, ASM965048v2, whole genome shotgun sequence genomic region, the following are encoded:
- the LOC117571769 gene encoding LOW QUALITY PROTEIN: protein yellow-like (The sequence of the model RefSeq protein was modified relative to this genomic sequence to represent the inferred CDS: inserted 1 base in 1 codon) → MKSFLAIILCFLSIAGLQYFSIRFRVSAYGATLDPVSYAPFTFQRQNIKQEAKTFQIVNEWKYIDFEYPTFVERQLAIMNGDFNPKNNLPLGIDVYRNRLFITTPRWKDGVPASLVTVPYPTKEISPPVRPYPNWQAHSSPYNPDCSKLISVYRTTVDAQCNRLWMIDSGIVNATISLNQICXPKIVAFDLNTDEMVVRYELPPSQVKQDSLHSNIVVDVRNGNCLDAHALVTDVWRFGIVVYSLEKNRSWRVTNYNFAPNPVASDFNVYGLNFQWLDGVFGMSLTEDRRLYFHPMASFKEFMVSVDLLLNESLWTNGTVDTSKLFIAVGDRGFNGQSSTSGIARNGVMFYTQVHRDNVGCWDTAKPYTRANLGSLLDADNSTMLIQFPNDLKVDHKEKQGVWVMSNRLPIYLYSQLDYGDINFRILRADVEDIIANSVCNPISESANNNKFALVSIEEGQCY, encoded by the exons ATGAAATCGTTTCTTGCAATAATACTTTGTTTTCTATCGATCGCTGGCCTTCAATACTTTTCAATTCGATTTCGTGTATCTGCGTATGGGGCAACGTTGGATCCAGTATCTTATGCACCGTTTACATTTCAGCggcaaaatattaaacaggaagcgaaaacatttcaaatagtCAATGAGTGGAAATACATTGACTTCGAGTATCCCACTTTCGTGGAGCGACAACTGGCGATAATGAATGG CGATTTCAACCCAAAGAATAACCTACCTTTGGGAATCGATGTCTACCGCAACCGGCTGTTTATCACAACTCCGCGATGGAAGGATGGTGTGCCAGCCAGCTTGGTGACCGTGCCCTACCCGACAAAGGAGATAAGTCCCCCAGTCCGTCCGTATCCCAACTGGCAGGCACACAGCAGTCCCTACAATCCCGACTGCTCCAAGCTGATATCGGTTTACCGCACCACAGTCGATGCTCAATGCAACCGACTGTGGATGATCGACTCTGGCATTGTGAATGCCACAATCAGCTTAAACCAAATCT CCCCGAAGATTGTGGCCTTTGACTTGAACACTGACGAAATGGTCGTCCGCTATGAGCTGCCACCTTCGCAAGTCAAGCAGGATTCATTGCACTCCAATATTGTGGTGGACGTCAGGAATGGCAATTGCCTCGACGCCCACGCCCTTGTCACTGATGTGTGGCGCTTCGGAATAGTTGTCTATAGCTTGGAGAAGAACAGAAGTTGGCGAGTGACCAACTACAATTTTGCGCCCAATCCAGTGGCCTCTGATTTTAATGTCTATGGATTAAACTTCCAGTGGTTGGATGGCGTCTTTGGCATGAGTCTCACCGAAGATCGTCGCTTGTACTTCCATCCGATGGCCAGCTTCAAG GAATTCATGGTGTCTGTGGATCTGCTGTTGAATGAATCTCTGTGGACAAATGGCACTGTCGACACCTCAAAGCTGTTCATTGCAGTTGGCGATCGAGGATTCAATGGGCAATCCTCCACATCGGGAATTGCCAGAAATGGCGTCATGTTCTACACACAAGTGCATCGTGACAACGTTGGGTGTTGGGACACAGCCAAACCATATACAAGAGCCAACTTGGGATCCCTTCTCGATGCTGATAACTCAACGATGTTGATCCAATTTCCCAACGATCTGAAGGTGGATCACAAAGAGAAGCAAGGCGTGTGGGTGATGAGCAATCGTCTTCCGATTTACCTATACAGCCAACTGGATTACGGAGACATCAACTTCAGAATTCTGAGAGCAGACGTTGAGGATATTATTGCCAACTCTGTCTGCAATCCAATATCCGAATCGGCGAATAACAACAAGTTCGCATTGGTTTCGATCGAAGAGGGTCAATGCTATTAA
- the LOC117577756 gene encoding band 7 protein AGAP004871-like, producing the protein MHPASPHQHRSRLNVSSAAGAAAGQPQNTPDSFTLSPQSPHHHHHSPQQQQSHTVQISSSSTHPYQGLKTSENDDMGCVELLATAISVLIMVLTFPISVFICFKVVSEYERAVIFRMGRLRSGGARGPGVFFVLPCVDDYYPVDLRTVSFDVPPQEVLSKDSVTVTVDAVVYYRISDPLKAVIQVSNYSHSTRLLAATTLRNVLGTRNLSELLTERETISHTMQMSLDEATDPWGVKVERVEIKDVSLPTALQRAMAAEAEAAREARAKVIAAEGEMKSSRALKEASEIISASPSALQLRYLQTLSSISAEKNSTIIFPLPMELLTPFLNSSAQLAANANAHATPSPLHRHQHQHHQ; encoded by the exons atgcatcCTGCCTCGCCGCACCAACATCGCTCGCGTCTCAATGTCAGCAgtgcagctggagcagcagctggacaACCGCAGAACACGCCGGATTCCTTTACGTTGAGTCCACAATcgcctcatcatcatcaccattcgccacagcagcagcaatcgcacACGGTCCAGATTAGCTCCAGCTCCACACATCCCTATCAGGGACTCAAAACAT CTGAAAATGATGACATGGGCTGTGTGGAGCTGCTGGCCACAGCGATCTCGGTGCTCATCATGGTCCTCACGTTTCCCATCTCAGTGTTCATCTGCTTTAAGGTGGTCTCCGAGTACGAACGTGCTGTGATCTTTCGCATGGGTCGATTGCGCAGCGGCGGAGCCCGAGGACCGGGTGTCTTCTTTGTGCTGCCATGTGTGGATGATTACTATCCGGTTGACTTGCGCACAGTGTCCTTCGATGTGCCGCCACAAGAGGTGCTCTCCAAGGACTCGGTGACGGTGACTGTCGATGCCGTTGTCTACTATCGCATCAGCGATCCACTCAAGGCAGTCATTCAGGTGTCCAACTACAGTCACTCCACACGCTTGCTGGCTGCCACAACGTTGCGCAACGTGCTCGGCACTCGCAATCTGTCCGAGCTGCTCACCGAACGTGAGACCATCTCGCACACCATGCAGATGTCGCTGGACGAGGCCACCGATCCCTGGGGCGTTAAAGTGGAGCGTGTTGAAAT taaggACGTTTCACTGCCAACCGCCTTGCAACGTGCGATGGCCGccgaggcagaggcagcgcGTGAGGCACGTGCCAAGGTCATTGCCGCCGAGGGGGAGATGAAATCATCGCGTGCCCTCAAGGAGGCATCGGAGATCATCTCGGCCAGTCCGTCGGCGCTGCAGCTGCGATATCTGCAAACGCTGAGCAGCATTTCGGCGGAAAAGAACTCGACAATCATATTCCCATTGCCCATGGAGTTGCTCACGCCCTTTCTGAATTCGTCCGCCCAGTTGGCCGCCAATGCGAACGCACATGCGACACCATCGCCGCTTCATCGGcaccagcatcagcatcatcagtGA
- the LOC117577753 gene encoding protein yellow-like produces MKSFLAIILCFLSIAGLQYFSIRFRVSAYGATLDPVSYAPFTFQRQNIKQEAKTFQIVNEWKYIDFEYPTFVERQLAIMNGDFNPKNNLPLGIDVYRNRLFITTPRWKDGVPASLVTVPYPTKEISPPVRPYPNWQAHSSPYNPDCSKLISVYRTTVDAQCNRLWMIDSGIVNATISLNQICPPKIVAFDLNTDEMVVRYELPPSQVKQDSLHSNIVVDVRNGNCLDAHALVTDVWRFGIVVYSLEKNRSWRVTNYNFAPNPVASDFNVYGLNFQWLDGVFGMSLTEDRRLYFHPMASFKEFMVSVDLLLNESLWTNGTVDTSKLFIAVGDRGFNGQSSTSGIARNGVMFYTQVHRDNVGCWDTAKPYTRANLGSLLDADADNSTMLIQFPNDLKVDHKEKQGVWVMSNRLPIYLYSQLDYGDINFRILRADVEDIIANSVCNPISESANNNKFALVSIEEGQCY; encoded by the exons ATGAAATCGTTTCTTGCAATAATACTTTGTTTTCTATCGATCGCTGGCCTTCAATACTTTTCAATTCGATTTCGTGTATCTGCGTATGGGGCAACGTTGGATCCAGTATCTTATGCACCGTTTACATTTCAGCggcaaaatattaaacaggaagcgaaaacatttcaaatagtCAATGAGTGGAAATACATTGACTTCGAGTATCCCACTTTCGTGGAGCGACAACTGGCGATAATGAATGG CGATTTCAACCCAAAGAATAACCTACCTTTGGGAATCGATGTCTACCGCAACCGGCTGTTTATCACAACTCCGCGATGGAAGGATGGTGTGCCAGCCAGCTTGGTGACCGTGCCCTACCCGACAAAGGAGATAAGTCCCCCAGTCCGTCCGTATCCCAACTGGCAGGCACACAGCAGTCCCTACAATCCCGACTGCTCCAAGCTGATATCGGTTTACCGCACCACAGTCGATGCTCAATGCAACCGACTGTGGATGATCGACTCTGGCATTGTGAATGCCACAATCAGCTTAAACCAAATCTGCCCCCCGAAGATTGTGGCCTTTGACTTGAACACTGACGAAATGGTCGTCCGCTATGAGCTGCCACCTTCGCAAGTCAAGCAGGATTCATTGCACTCCAATATTGTGGTGGACGTCAGGAATGGCAATTGCCTCGACGCCCACGCCCTTGTCACTGATGTGTGGCGCTTCGGAATAGTTGTCTATAGCTTGGAGAAGAACAGAAGTTGGCGAGTGACCAACTACAATTTTGCGCCCAATCCAGTGGCATCTGATTTTAATGTCTATGGATTAAACTTCCAGTGGTTGGATGGCGTCTTTGGCATGAGTCTCACCGAAGATCGTCGCTTGTACTTCCATCCGATGGCCAGCTTCAAG GAATTCATGGTGTCTGTGGATCTGCTGTTGAATGAATCTCTGTGGACAAATGGCACTGTCGACACCTCAAAGCTGTTCATTGCAGTTGGCGATCGAGGATTCAATGGGCAATCCTCCACATCGGGAATTGCCAGAAATGGCGTCATGTTCTACACACAAGTGCATCGTGACAACGTTGGGTGTTGGGACACAGCCAAACCATATACAAGAGCCAACTTGGGATCCCTTctcgatgctgatgctgataaCTCAACGATGTTGATCCAATTTCCCAACGATCTGAAGGTGGATCACAAAGAGAAGCAAGGCGTGTGGGTGATGAGCAATCGTCTTCCGATTTACCTATACAGCCAACTGGATTACGGAGACATCAACTTCAGAATTCTGAGAGCAGACGTTGAGGATATTATTGCCAACTCTGTCTGCAATCCAATATCCGAATCGGCGAATAACAACAAGTTCGCATTGGTTTCGATCGAAGAGGGTCAATGCTATTAA
- the LOC117573922 gene encoding uncharacterized protein LOC117573922 produces the protein MNVLPVLLLLLMQLTAQKVFADGNATAANGNSTVPKVTTPTNTNTTVLSAVNNKNNATTITGASTKPEVVNGVVEQPPLKLPQVADNGNNSKDNATVVLTRKVSKTDTATSANPTANSTSTTKTTTTTATPLKVATTAITGNKNKADKPLAEGVSQSDIAGSGSNKTTAAAPSSNSSSTTTTTSSSSTTTTTTTTTTTTTTPTTTTKRPSKPTITISMYVPIAGEQDQQLSSAAGAGAATTAGAAATSGAVDASIIKSDPITQPVQEMVSSLPNRSENEYIVPMVTVMLTVPLAIVVFIIGYRRFRDLWHTRHYRRMDFLVDGMYND, from the coding sequence ATGAATGTGCTTccggtgctgttgctgttgctgatgcagcTCACAGCGCAAAAAGTGTTCGCCGATGGAAATGCGACTGCTGCAAACGGAAATTCGACTGTCCCCAAAgtcacaacaccaacaaacacaaacacaacagtGCTTAGTGCTGTGAATAACAAGaataatgcaacaacaattacaggTGCTAGCACTAAGCCGGAGGTGGTGAATGGCGTCGTAGAGCAGCCGCCGCTCAAGTTGCCACAAGTGgccgacaacggcaacaacagcaaggaTAATGCAACGGTGGTGTTAACGCGCAAGGTGAGCAAAACGGATACGGCCACATCAGCAAATCCAACAGCAAATAGTACcagcacaacaaaaacgaccacaacaacagcaacaccactGAAGGTGGCAACAACTGCGATAACAGGCAATAAAAACAAGGCAGATAAACCGCTGGCCGAAGGCGTCTCGCAGAGCGACATCgccggcagcggcagcaacaagacGACAGCGGCGGCtccaagcagcaacagcagcagtacaacaacaacaactagcagttcatcaacaacaaccacaacaacaacgacgacaaccacaacaacaacaccaactaCAACCACAAAGCGACCCTCTAAGCCCACGATTACCATCAGTATGTATGTGCCCATTGCCGGCGAACAGGATCAACAGCTGTCTTCAGCAGcgggagcaggagcagcaacaacagcaggagcagcagcaaccagcgGTGCAGTCGATGCTTCCATTATCAAATCGGATCCCATAACGCAGCCAGTGCAGGAGATGGTCAGCAGTTTGCCGAATCGCAGTGAGAACGAATACATTGTGCCCATGGTGACAGTGATGCTGACAGTGCCCTTGGCCATTGTGGTCTTCATCATTGGCTATCGACGTTTCCGCGACTTGTGGCATACGCGTCATTACAGACGCATGGATTTCCTCGTCGATGGCATGTACAACGATTGA
- the LOC117567545 gene encoding uncharacterized protein LOC117567545, protein MDKYYLGTPHNLCRRHKLAALELEIAQKLEARRASVRCCKSNSCKMRRYDEYEEFYSSQSCTQCANEESDCKRFYRNSTELSHRLDSKREKCRNKHIYNADFLPCNQNNLFVECTNQEKFYRCNSSKDTQDDRCSTRVPSLRMSSSSENFMGLPSLGLTSSCSSERELLKSLPSLGLTPKEEPRMELRSSSRQAMETQSRNEQLKKLPSLKLYSSERATKRLTAKDPLKGISSKKKRSSGLRPPTPPAWDLSSEEDLSEHKIKAKSNQIFSEDLIANKLMIQLYRRMHNLLKLNLETKVELIEELEKLRTKINADFQKCEKSDDN, encoded by the exons AtggataaatattatttaggcACTCCG CATAATCTTTGTCGGAGACATAAGCTTGCTGCTCTTGAATTGGAGATAGCACAAAAACTGGAAGCGAGAAGAGCTTCAGTGAGGTGTTGCAAATCGAACAGTTGCAAGATGCGTCGTTACGATGAATACGAAGAGTTCTATTCAAGCCAGAGTTGCACTCAATGTGCAAATGAAGAAAGTGATTGCAAAAGGTTTTATCGAAATTCGACAGAACTTTCACATAGATTAGATAGCAAACGGGAAAAATGTCGtaataaacacatttacaATGCAGATTTTTTGCCTTGCAaccaaaacaatttgtttgtagAATGTACAAATCAGGAGAAGTTTTACCGGTGCAATTCATCGAAGGATACTCAAGACGATCGATGCTCGACGAGAGTTCCTTCGCTGCGAATGTCGTCAAGCAGTGAAAATTTTATGGGGCTGCCTTCACTGGGACTGACATCATCGTGCTCATCAGAGCGTGAACTATTAAAATCATTACCTTCATTGGGACTAACACCAAAGGAGGAACCAAGAATGGAACTCCGATCATCTTCAAGACAAGCAATGGAAACACAATCAAGAAACGAACAACTAAAGAAATTACCTTCATTGAAACTATATTCATcagagagagcaacaaaaagaCTAACTGCTAAAGACCCTTTAAAAGGTATCTCATCAAAGAAAAAACGATCGTCGGGGCTACGACCACCAACTCCACCTGCCTGGGATCTAAGTTCTGAAGAAGATTTAAGTGAGCATAAGATCAAAGCAaagtcaaatcaaatattcagTGAGGATTTGATCGCTAACAAACTGATGATACAACTCTATCGACGAATGCATAATTTGCTTAAGCTTAATCTTGAGACGAAAGTAGAACTGATTGAAGAGTTGGAAAAACTTCGCACAAAAATCAATGCAGATTTCCAAAAGTGTGAGAAGAGCGACGATAATTAG
- the LOC117577754 gene encoding lysosomal aspartic protease-like, whose product MRIESVSKLVEFHKATFKYIMQKVITIVAVLLAVASAELHRVPLLKVENFVKTRGNIKAEVEHLRAKYGLPQTSSSNHEHLSNFMNMAYYGVISIGTPAKDFKVLFDTGSSNLWVPSKYCWSYACKVHNEYDSRASSSYVANGTRFFIKYGSGSLSGFLSTDTVNVNGLSIASQTFAEATNEPGTNFNNAKFDGILGMGYQSISQDNVVPPFYKMVSQGLVKKPVFSFYLARAGTSSNGGELIFGGSDPSLYKGNLIYVPVSEQGYWQFTMASASVNGYSLCNTCQAIADTGTSLIIAPFNAYNLLLRILRVRNDGSVDCSSVSLMPVITFNIGTGKFTLTPSDYIIQFENHCLSAFQYLGTNFWILGDVFSGKYYTEFDMGNNRVGFAPVA is encoded by the coding sequence ATGCGAATTGAAAGTGTTTCAAAATTAGTCGAATTTCATAAGGCAACATTCAAATACATAATGCAAAAAGTAATcacaattgttgctgttctaCTCGCTGTGGCCAGCGCCGAACTGCATCGCGTCCCTTTGCTCAAGGTGGAGAACTTTGTGAAGACGCGCGGCAACATTAAGGCGGAGGTGGAACATCTGCGGGCAAAGTATGGACTGCCCCAGACCTCTTCTAGTAACCACGAACACCTTTCCAACTTCATGAACATGGCCTACTATGGCGTCATCTCCATTGGCACACCAGCCAAGGACTTTAAGGTGCTTTTCGATACCGGTTCGTCCAATCTGTGGGTACCTTCGAAATATTGTTGGAGCTACGCTTGCAAAGTGCACAATGAATACGACTCAAGAGCGTCCTCCAGCTATGTTGCGAATGGCACGAGATTTTTCATTAAGTATGGCAGTGGCAGCTTGTCCGGATTTTTGTCCACCGATACCGTCAATGTCAATGGATTGTCCATCGCTAGTCAGACCTTTGCTGAGGCCACCAATGAGCCCGGAACCAACTTCAATAATGCCAAATTCGATGGTATTCTCGGCATGGGATATCAGTCTATTTCTCAGGACAATGTTGTGCCTCCCTTCTACAAAATGGTTTCGCAGGGACTTGTTAAAAAACCGGTATTCTCCTTCTATTTGGCTCGTGCTGGCACCTCCAGTAATGGAGGTGAATTGATATTCGGTGGTTCCGATCCGTCGCTGTATAAGGGAAACCTCATCTATGTGCCCGTTTCTGAGCAGGGATACTGGCAATTCACCATGGCTAGCGCCTCTGTTAATGGTTATTCGCTGTGCAACACTTGTCAGGCTATTGCTGATACCGGCACCTCGCTGATTATTGCCCCTTTCAATGCCTATAATCTGTTGCTCCGGATCCTGAGGGTCAGAAATGACGGCTCGGTCGATTGCTCCAGTGTAAGCTTGATGCCTGTCATTACCTTCAACATTGGCACCGGGAAATTCACCCTGACACCGTCTGACTACATTATTCAGTTCGAAAACCATTGCCTGTCAGCTTTCCAGTATTTAGGCACAAATTTCTGGATCCTAGGCGATGTGTTCAGTGGAAAATACTACACTGAGTTTGATATGGGAAATAATCGCGTTGGATTCGCTCCAGTGGCATAA